GCGAATTTCACGCTGATGTTGGCTGAAATCCGCAGGCAATTAAATGCCCTTGCTAAGCGTGAATCACGCTCAGAAGCCTATTTACTAAGTATTGCCGCCGGAGCAGGCCAATACTACTTAGATGGCGTAGATATGCCGGCAGTGGCCGAGCTATGCGATTTCGTTAATCTTATGACTTACGATTTTTATAATGGTTGGGCCAAGCGAGCGGGCCACCATAGCAATCTCTTTAATACCCCGCTTGATCCTGAAGGCGATAGCTGTGCTAAGTCAGTGGCGCTATTTACCGCTAATGGCTTACCCGCAAATAAATTAGTTTTGGGTTGCGCCTTTTATGGTCGCAGCCTGCTTGCCCCCGCTTTGGGAGCGGTTGGCATCGAAAACAGTAATGGCGCGGCCAGCTATGGCAAAATCGTCCACGAGCTGCTTCCTGCTGGTGCAGTAAAACACTGGGATGATGATGCAAAAGCGCCGTGGCTCATGGCTGGCGATCGATTTGTGAGCTATGAAGATGAAGCTTCTATTGCTCACAAAATGGCTTTTGTGAAGCAACAGGGCTTGGCTGGGGCATTTTTTTGGGAATACTCAGAAGACAGAGATGGGGTGTTGATGGATGCGCTGTGGGAAGGGCTGCAATATATGTAGGGTGGGCACCTGTGCCCACCGCTCCAACAGGCACTATTTAAAGATGCTACCGATATTATCCCCAGCAGAAAGAATGTATTTCTGCCCAGAATCTTGCAATGCCTTGCCATCAAAACGATCAATACGATAAATAGTTCCAAACGAGAAGGTAGGGGCGGCGACGCCTGCGCCACCTACTACTTCGGCTCCACGGCGTACATTGTCGGCCATCCAAGATGTTAAGCGCAGATGGTAGGGGTTACGCTGTACTTCACCCACGTGGCAGGCCAGTGCGGCGATTAGATCGGCGGTGTCAGTGGTATTCGTTTCAATCAGCGCATTCGGTGTGGCCATTGCGCGCCAGAATTCAGATTGCACAACCCAGCAGGCGTGGCCGAGTTGAGCCAAGGCATCCAGCAAGAGGTAATGCGTGCCGATATGCACGGCGTGGCCGTCATTATCGTTTGGTACGACGCACACTGTTGGTTGGTATTGCTTAATTAGCGCGGCGATGACGGCTACTTTTTCGGCCCATGCGACTGGGGCACTGTCGCGTGTTTGGGGGTTTACTGCCATCAAGCCACCAGGGATGGTTTCTTGTAATTCAAAACCAAGCACCTGACAGGCACGATCAAGCTCGGCTAAACGTTCTGGCTGGCGGGGTAGATTAGAGCCAAGCGTAACGGCAACATTAACCACGCAATAGCCGTCTTCACGAGCTAAACGCAGGGGGAGCGCACCAATAATACATTCATCGTCTGGGTGTGGAGCAAACACCATTGCCACGGGGCCAGAGGTGTTTTTTGCCGCGATCGTTAGGCCATCTAATGCACTAAACAGCGGTGCATCTAGTTTCTGTAA
This genomic interval from Iodobacter fluviatilis contains the following:
- a CDS encoding PIG-L deacetylase family protein; amino-acid sequence: MSNPYIELVKAHDAQLQKLDAPLFSALDGLTIAAKNTSGPVAMVFAPHPDDECIIGALPLRLAREDGYCVVNVAVTLGSNLPRQPERLAELDRACQVLGFELQETIPGGLMAVNPQTRDSAPVAWAEKVAVIAALIKQYQPTVCVVPNDNDGHAVHIGTHYLLLDALAQLGHACWVVQSEFWRAMATPNALIETNTTDTADLIAALACHVGEVQRNPYHLRLTSWMADNVRRGAEVVGGAGVAAPTFSFGTIYRIDRFDGKALQDSGQKYILSAGDNIGSIFK
- a CDS encoding glycoside hydrolase family 18 protein — its product is MKHILLGYIAGRADWSGLPLERDAARLTHICYAFANIHDGDVVLFTEQTLEQSQPRAVEGIAHLRGLRSRHPHLKLLISIGGWEADGFSDAALTPKSREHFAKSAIQFMQLHGFDGIDLDWEYPSNNMAGIKSRAEDKANFTLMLAEIRRQLNALAKRESRSEAYLLSIAAGAGQYYLDGVDMPAVAELCDFVNLMTYDFYNGWAKRAGHHSNLFNTPLDPEGDSCAKSVALFTANGLPANKLVLGCAFYGRSLLAPALGAVGIENSNGAASYGKIVHELLPAGAVKHWDDDAKAPWLMAGDRFVSYEDEASIAHKMAFVKQQGLAGAFFWEYSEDRDGVLMDALWEGLQYM